The DNA segment AAACATGTCTGATCTCAAACGTTAATCGGAAACTCCATCGGGAAAACACTGTGTATATCCTTTAACGTTATATTTCATCGTTAAAGTATTATTCCAATTCGCTCAATAGTCAATTAGATACCCGACAATGCAACAGATTGATAACTAGTTGATAAAAAACTAGTTTCATTAATTATTTATGCTGTCTTTATAATAGCCCTATTGAGTACTAACATATTACGGGATGCAAAATTTCACTTAATACAGCATCAGAGTACCAATCAAGGTGGTTTCGATACTCACCATGGACAGATACCTCAAAAGGTGCGCTTTAGCGTATTATTCGATACATTAAAAATTCGAATACAGCACGCAAGTCCAAGTAACCAAAGCTAAAATCAAACTAAATAAGACAGCAGCAGATCCCATATCTTTAGCTCTTCCTGACAAATCATGATGCTCTGAACCTACCCTATCAACTACGGCCTCTATGGCGGAGTTCAGCAACTCCACGATAAGAAGCAATACCAAGGGGACAATAAGTGCAAGTTTCTCGTATAGGGATATAGGGAGAGCCAACGCGAGGGGGCAGGCGATAATAAAAACGATAATTTCTTGTCTGAAGGCCGCTTCATTTTTCCACGCAGCTTTCAGACCTTTCATTGAATAATAAGAAGCTAAAACTAGACGTTTTAGGCCTGTGTTTCCAGGTTTCACAGTTAAGTATCTCGATTGTAATAGCAAAGTCTACATAACAGCGATGATACGTCTTAAAACGTGAATAAAATGTGCAGATACCCTACAAAATCAGATCTTCACCTATAGACATCAAAACTCTTTCGAGGCGCTGGTACCCCTAGATCAACGAACTTAGCAAACTAATCATCCATCCGATGTTCGGCAACTAGAAAAAATGCTCATATCTTTATTAATACTTGATGTGCCGACGGATGCGAAATCAATTAATGAATGAAACAAATTATCTTGTGATACATGTTCATTTCTCGCTTTACTCTTCAAACATTGACGATTGATTTTGTAGGTGCTTTCAAAAGCACTATCCATCCATAAAAACCAAGGTACGTGAGTTTGCTCATTGGGTGCTAATGAATAAGGCGTACCGTGCAGATAAAGGCCATTTTCTCCTAATGACTCACCGTGATCCGAAATATACATCAACGCAACATTATATTGGTCTCGGTATTTTTCTAACTTCTCAATTAACTTTGCGATGATGTAATCTGTGTGCGCGATAGTATTATCGTAGACATTGCTTATCTCTTCGTCTGAACAGTTTTCGATATCACTTTGATTGCACGCTGGCGTGAATAACTCTTGATTTTTAGGGTATCGTTTCCAGTATGTTGGCCCGTGACTTCCAATAATATGGAACGCCATAAGCTTGTTTTTCTTCTGTTCTAGGCTCATATTTTTATCAAACTCTTCCAGCATTACCTCATCAGTACAGACACCCTCTGAACAATAATCTGGGTAATCATTCGGGGTTATCACTCTTTTATTCAAGTGTTTCGCTACTGATTTGTCACCTCCATCGTTTTCTACCCACACCACAGATGTTCCAGAACGTTTGATAATATCTAAGGCGTTGTCTTGTGCATTCGCCCTTTCTTTACGGTAATTGCTTCTGTCCAGATTAGAGAACATGCAAGGTAACGAATGTGCGGTTGCCGTACCGCATGAAGAAGTATCTTTAAACGAAATAATATCTAGATTCTCTGTGTATGGGTTTGTATTTCTTGCATACCCATTGTATCGAATATTTGAAGAGCGGGCCGTTTCGCCAACGACAAGAACAATCAATGATGGTTTCCCATTTTGAGCTGGAACAATTCTGGCATCCTCACCAACTATTTGATATTCGAGTGGCGTTGTAAAAAAAGTGTTTTTTATATATTTCGCTGAATAATATATGTGGCTAGGTGTGATCATTCTATTCAAGTAAGCGTTATTTCGTCCAACCGACGCATAATTTTTATACGACGTGATAAAAACAATCGTAATGATGAACAGTGCAGAAATAATAACAGCCAATTTTTTCACAACATTATTTTTCAGTGACTTACTTCTTTTGAAAGACACTCGAGTGATTAAAATGGATGGTATAATTCCAAGAATTGACACGTATAAACAAGAAACCCAATTTACATATGAAGATAACTCACCACTGTTCGTCTCAAAAACATTTTCTATCATGCTGTAATCAAACATTACGCTATATTTATAGGTCGCATAGCTTGCCATCGCAGATGTTGTTGTTAAAAAAATGAAAAAAGGCTTTCGAAAATAGGGAATATTGAAAATTGAAAAAACAAGCACAAATGCAGCGCTCAGTAACAAAGGGCTAAAATACGCGAAAGTTGAATTTCCATGTTCGGAAGCCAACTGAATCAGTTTTGTTACCACGGGGATATTGAGAACAAATCCAAAGTATAGTGAAATAGTAATAATGAAATAATCACTACTGATAAAAATTGGAGTCTTAATAATAGTTTTGAAACTTGTCATGATAATTACAACAGCACGTCTTTTACAAAAATTAGAACGATAAGATAAAAGAAACAGTGTGAATAAAATGTGTAGGCTTAGTTCATCTAATGGATACATTATTGCTCTATTTCAAGACGCTCAAATTGACACGTTATTATGGGCGTATGGGAGGCATTAAATGGAAGATAGAATTAGAGGACACACGCTATTAGAATTAGAGGACACACGCTATAAATGCTTAGTCAAAGAATGAGTTTGTACTAAGTCAATCTCAAATTAAATTATTTGAGGTGGCTTCATTTCCCTTAAGGGATACCTTATCCGTATCTATTTTTATCACATATGGATTGCCTTATGACCACTGCCCGTAAACAACTGGTTTCTATTGAATCGACACCTTATTACCACTGTGTCTCTCGCTGTGTTCGACGCAGTTTTCTATGTGGCGTCGACCCGTATACTCAACAGAGCTATGAACATCGTCGCGCTTGGATTGAATCTAAAATTGAAGCTCTGTCTCAACTTTACTGCATTGATATCTGCGCTTACGCCATTATGAGTAACCATTATCATTTGGTACTGCATATGAATCGTGATGAGGCTCTTGGGTTGTCGTCTAATCAAGTGATTGAGCGCTGGCAACTCAGTCATAAATTGCCTGCATTGATTCAACGTTGGCTTTCCCATCAAATAACAACTGGAGCAGAAGAAAAGGAGTGCTTAAGAATTATCGAATCATGGCGAAATCGTTTATGGGATTTAAGCTGGTTTATGAAAGAACTCAATTACGATATTGCCTTAAAAGCAAATCAAGAGGACAACTGCAAAGGGCATTTTTGGGAATGTCGTTTTAAAAACCAAGCTCTATTGGATGAGCAAGCACTTTTAGCAGCCATGGCTTATGTCGATCTTAATCCACTAAAAGCAGGTATCGCAGAGAAACCTGAAACCTCAGAATTCACATCAATAAAAGTCAGGCTACAGGCATTAAAAGAGCAAAAAGAGAAAGCCCACTTCCTGTTCCCTTTCGTCGGTAACTCAACCAATAAGATCATTCACGGCATTCCTCTCCGATTGGTGGATTATATTGAGTTAGTTGATTGGACAGCACGACAGTATCGAGAAAACAAAGCGACGTTAAAGGCGTCAATCCCACCTATATTACAAAGGCTTGGTATAGCAAAAACGACCTGGCTTAAAGCCTGCACTCAATTAGAACGATACGGCGTAACCGCTGTTGGATGTCATTGCCACGCAAAGGTCGCAAAGTTACATATGAAAAAGGTAAGAATTCATCTCTTTCGGTTGGATAATTAAATTTCCGACCTAACCTATCATCTTGGTATTCTCGACTTGCTTTCGATACTCATTTCTTGAACATTACAATCCATATTAACGAAGCATTAGACCATAATTCACGTGGAAAACTAACAAACTCACTCAAATTGGTCTCAGTAATCCCATTCATAAATTTTCTTTTAAGTGTGTGTCCTCTAATAACAGTGAGAAAGTTCTGTGAAGTGTGTGTCCGTTTAGAACATCTAGTAAGAACATGGGTGTGTGTCCGCTAGTAAGAACATGGGTGTGTGTCCGCTAGTAAGAACAAAGTAAGAACATTGGTGTGTGTCCGCTAGTAAGAACACGAAGAACAGAACAAATGATGAGAGCTACCCACGATGATTAAGAGTCTAACCTATTTCGTCAAAGTGAGTCTCTCTCTACTTTTAAGTTGAAGTGTCAGATTTAGCCTAAATGAATACACATAATGTAACTGTGTTCAGTTTAAAACAGCGTTAAATGAATTTGACTAGGCGACATCGCGCAGTGCCGTCCTTCAAGCTCTAATCTAAATTTTTATTGGTTACTTCCTAAGATACCCGCGCCGTCTTTCTTCGCGGCTTTTGCCGCCTTTTTTTCTTTGGCAGTTAAAAGCGGTTTTTTCTTAGAATCTTTTTTCGTTTGTTGACCCTTGCTCATGATATTTACCGTATGTTAGTAATCATTAACCTAAAGTCAGTTTTTGCCAACTGAAGGGCTGGTGTGTCACATGATGCTCACTACAGGGCGAGTTCATATAGCACTGATTCAGTATGGCCCTATTGATGTTGAAGTAAAGTGATTAAAACTTTCTGAATCTGGGCTCCTTTATATATTGATTAGAAAGCATGAAAACAGCTTACTGACTGTATATAAGTAATGTCTTATTCTTTTACCAACATGAAAATAGTAACCGTGTTATGGTGTAGAGCTTATATTTTTCACCCTCTCCCTCGATGAGCAGACATTCTCGTCTGTCGATTTTTTTGGTTTCAATGCCTTCCATTTGAGTTTACTTCATATCGTCAACTCTTGGTTTTGTTTGGACCTGTTCCTTTGGCAATTTGAAATACACATCGAAATACTTGCGTCAAAAAACGTGACATTGAAAGAACCTAGCCTGTTAGCAACACTGATCATTTATGTATTAAAGAGACACTCAATAAACTTTTTTATAAAGGTAAACGACATGAATACATCAAAAGTAGGAGTCATTGGGACTTCGAGAAAAGAAGACGAAAGACGATTTCCAATTCATCCTGAACACTTGTTGCGCATTCCTGAAGAGCTTCGTCGCCAGCTAATATTTGAAGAAGGGTACGGTGCACCATTTGGGATCTCGGATTCCGAAATTGCAGACCTGACAGGCGGCATTGCCAGTCGACACGAATTACTGGCAGAGATTGGTAGAGTTATCATCGCAAAACCAGAGTTAGCAGATTTAGAAGAACTTCGCGAAGGTGGGATGCTTTGGGGATACGTACATTGCGTGCAACAAGAAGACATTACTCAGGCAGCAATAGATCGTAAACAGACACTTATTGCCTTTGAGGATATGTATATTTGGTCTCAAAGTGGTCAAATAGGTCGCCATACATTTTATAAGAATAACGAAATGGCGGGCTATTGTGCGGTAATACACTCCTTGCAACTCAAGGGAATTGATGGGCATTATGGTGACCAAAGAAAAGCCATTATCTTTGGCTTTGGCGCGGTTAGCCGCGGTGCTATCTACGCGCTAAAAGCGCACGGCTTTAGAGATATAACCATCTGTATTCAACGCCCAGAAGATGAAGTCCGCGAAGAAGTCCTCGATTGTAATTATGTGAGAATTCGAACGGGTAACAAGGGTGAGGCTCGCATGGTAGTCACGGATCACGATGGCGTTAGTCGGCCACTGTCAGATCTCATCAGTGAGGCAGATATCACCGTAAACGGAACGTTTCAAAACCCAGACCATCCAACAGATTTTGTGACCGAAGCTGAAAGTGCATGCCTTAAACTCAATAGTCTAATTATTGATGTCAGTTGTGATGAAGGTATGGGATTCTTTTTTGCCAAACCCACGTCATTTAAAAACCCAATGTTTAAGCATGGAACTGTAGACTATTACGCGGTAGATCATACCCCTAGTTATCTATGGGAAAGTGCAACGCGATCAATCTCTGCTGCGCTAATTGTTTATTTACCGATTGTATTGGCGGGTTGTAATAGCTGGTTTGAGAACGAAACCATTCGACAAGCAATCAATATTGATGGTGGTGTGATTCAGAAACCCGCTATTTTATCGTTTCAAAAACGCGAACAGGAATACCCTCATTTGGTTGAGAATTCAACCTCGAATCATATAGCTTAAAAGTCAGCCTCAACGGACGCGTTCAAGTTTCCGTTGAGGCCAACACAACTATTACCCTTTTTGACTGATCGCATATAGGCGTTGTGCTTGGTCCATCGACTCTTGGCTTACAGAGTTAAACACTTCCGCATCTTCCGCATTTTTATTAGAGATATGACGAATACGTTCTGCTAATTCATCGACACTCTCAGTCACTTTCGCCTGTTCTTCTGTCGCTGCAGCAATACTCGTGGCTCTATCTCTAATATCATTGAAAGCAGTAACAATACTTTCATACTGAGTACGAGTATTATTAGAACGTTCATTAACCGTTTGAGACAACTCCCTACAACTATCAATTACACCGACACCGTCTTTGGCAGCACCTTGTAGCTTCTTAATCATGGTTTCAATTTCAACCGTAGATTTTTGTGTCCGACTCGCCAACGTCCTGACTTCATCAGCGACGACCGCAAATCCTCTACCATATTCACCAGCACGTGCAGCCTCAATCGCAGCATTCAATGCCAATAGATTCGTCTGTTCAGAGATATTCATAATCACATCAAGAACTGAACCGACTTCTTGGGAGTCCTGTGATAATTGCTCTATCGTTTTCGATGCATCACTTAGATTGGTGAATAATTGATTGATAGACTCACCGCTACTTTCAATTAACTCGAATCCACCATTAACTAACTCGGCTGAATTTTCCGTAATATTGGCAACAGACACGACATTTTGGGATACATCCGTTGCCGTGGCAGACATTTCATTTATCGCGGTAGCCAAAGTATGGTTTTCATCCATTAATAAACTGGCTCTTTTCGTTGCAGACATACTCAATTGATTTATAGATTCTGCATTATTTTTGACTTTTTCTGCCTCATTTTGAACCTTGGATAAGATATCAACCAAATTGTCGCCGTAATCATTAATAGCAGAGCAGAGTTGACCCATTTCATCTTTACTCTTCACATCCAATTTATTGTCCATATTACCTTCGGACAACATTTTAACCTGTGCTGTAGTGGACTTGATTTGGTTAAGCAGTCGATTTCCAGCCAACAGTAAAATGGCCACAAAGACAACAATTAGAGATACAAAAGAAGCATACAGAGCTTTGGTAAGTGTGTAGACTGATTGCATTGCCACACTGGCAGGTAGAATGATACCAGAACGCCAACCTTGTTCAGGTAGGGTATAGGTGACCAGAATTGAGGAGTCATCAGTAATCACTCCTTCGCCAAGCTCAATTGGTTTATCATCATTGCGGTTCAGAGCAGTAACAAACGGTTTTAAAGAGGCGTCACTTTGCGCTACATCTTGCAATGTTTGCATCGATAAGTTTTC comes from the Vibrio sp. DW001 genome and includes:
- a CDS encoding diacylglycerol kinase, coding for MKPGNTGLKRLVLASYYSMKGLKAAWKNEAAFRQEIIVFIIACPLALALPISLYEKLALIVPLVLLLIVELLNSAIEAVVDRVGSEHHDLSGRAKDMGSAAVLFSLILALVTWTCVLYSNF
- a CDS encoding transposase, whose translation is MTTARKQLVSIESTPYYHCVSRCVRRSFLCGVDPYTQQSYEHRRAWIESKIEALSQLYCIDICAYAIMSNHYHLVLHMNRDEALGLSSNQVIERWQLSHKLPALIQRWLSHQITTGAEEKECLRIIESWRNRLWDLSWFMKELNYDIALKANQEDNCKGHFWECRFKNQALLDEQALLAAMAYVDLNPLKAGIAEKPETSEFTSIKVRLQALKEQKEKAHFLFPFVGNSTNKIIHGIPLRLVDYIELVDWTARQYRENKATLKASIPPILQRLGIAKTTWLKACTQLERYGVTAVGCHCHAKVAKLHMKKVRIHLFRLDN
- a CDS encoding N(5)-(carboxyethyl)ornithine synthase — protein: MNTSKVGVIGTSRKEDERRFPIHPEHLLRIPEELRRQLIFEEGYGAPFGISDSEIADLTGGIASRHELLAEIGRVIIAKPELADLEELREGGMLWGYVHCVQQEDITQAAIDRKQTLIAFEDMYIWSQSGQIGRHTFYKNNEMAGYCAVIHSLQLKGIDGHYGDQRKAIIFGFGAVSRGAIYALKAHGFRDITICIQRPEDEVREEVLDCNYVRIRTGNKGEARMVVTDHDGVSRPLSDLISEADITVNGTFQNPDHPTDFVTEAESACLKLNSLIIDVSCDEGMGFFFAKPTSFKNPMFKHGTVDYYAVDHTPSYLWESATRSISAALIVYLPIVLAGCNSWFENETIRQAINIDGGVIQKPAILSFQKREQEYPHLVENSTSNHIA
- a CDS encoding methyl-accepting chemotaxis protein, whose product is MLIRHKLLAGSISLLIAALLVLFVIIQYFVTPVIRQQSILNAELKAQSTGEIVAKELAKTAVLTKNLASLAEILPLETSQFISQLEPLIASGTGVAGGGIWPEPNKLIEGEDKSSLFWAKSSPGRFELLDDYNAPSSSPYQQESWYQDAKGTEPGECVWSAVYTDTVSNTQMVTCSVEIEREGSFWGVATIDVELAGLDGLLMEENKSSGSFGFIVDQSEQLVSIPMLRSENLSMQTLQDVAQSDASLKPFVTALNRNDDKPIELGEGVITDDSSILVTYTLPEQGWRSGIILPASVAMQSVYTLTKALYASFVSLIVVFVAILLLAGNRLLNQIKSTTAQVKMLSEGNMDNKLDVKSKDEMGQLCSAINDYGDNLVDILSKVQNEAEKVKNNAESINQLSMSATKRASLLMDENHTLATAINEMSATATDVSQNVVSVANITENSAELVNGGFELIESSGESINQLFTNLSDASKTIEQLSQDSQEVGSVLDVIMNISEQTNLLALNAAIEAARAGEYGRGFAVVADEVRTLASRTQKSTVEIETMIKKLQGAAKDGVGVIDSCRELSQTVNERSNNTRTQYESIVTAFNDIRDRATSIAAATEEQAKVTESVDELAERIRHISNKNAEDAEVFNSVSQESMDQAQRLYAISQKG
- a CDS encoding phosphoethanolamine--lipid A transferase, giving the protein MYPLDELSLHILFTLFLLSYRSNFCKRRAVVIIMTSFKTIIKTPIFISSDYFIITISLYFGFVLNIPVVTKLIQLASEHGNSTFAYFSPLLLSAAFVLVFSIFNIPYFRKPFFIFLTTTSAMASYATYKYSVMFDYSMIENVFETNSGELSSYVNWVSCLYVSILGIIPSILITRVSFKRSKSLKNNVVKKLAVIISALFIITIVFITSYKNYASVGRNNAYLNRMITPSHIYYSAKYIKNTFFTTPLEYQIVGEDARIVPAQNGKPSLIVLVVGETARSSNIRYNGYARNTNPYTENLDIISFKDTSSCGTATAHSLPCMFSNLDRSNYRKERANAQDNALDIIKRSGTSVVWVENDGGDKSVAKHLNKRVITPNDYPDYCSEGVCTDEVMLEEFDKNMSLEQKKNKLMAFHIIGSHGPTYWKRYPKNQELFTPACNQSDIENCSDEEISNVYDNTIAHTDYIIAKLIEKLEKYRDQYNVALMYISDHGESLGENGLYLHGTPYSLAPNEQTHVPWFLWMDSAFESTYKINRQCLKSKARNEHVSQDNLFHSLIDFASVGTSSINKDMSIFSSCRTSDG